The following are encoded in a window of Flavobacterium sp. WC2421 genomic DNA:
- the pgmB gene encoding beta-phosphoglucomutase translates to MNKKAFIFDLDGVIVDTAKYHYLAWQKIAQELNIDFTLEHNELLKGVSRVRSLDIILELGKVEASQEDKNKWLIQKNEEYLTYLVDMDQSEILPGVMPILQFLKDKNQPIALGSASKNARPILEKTGIIHYFDAIVDGNDVTNAKPDPEVFLIAAKLLGSKPEDAIVFEDSVAGVQAANIGKMTSIGIGEEKTLHEAKYIFEDFTHIEFAFIEKLINK, encoded by the coding sequence ATGAATAAAAAAGCATTCATATTCGACCTTGACGGAGTTATAGTAGATACCGCGAAGTACCATTATTTAGCATGGCAAAAAATTGCACAAGAATTAAATATTGATTTCACACTAGAACACAATGAACTATTAAAAGGAGTAAGTCGTGTACGTTCTCTTGATATTATATTAGAATTAGGAAAAGTTGAAGCGTCACAAGAAGATAAAAACAAATGGTTGATTCAAAAAAATGAAGAATATCTCACCTATCTTGTTGATATGGATCAAAGTGAAATCTTACCCGGAGTAATGCCTATTCTACAGTTTTTAAAAGATAAAAACCAACCCATAGCATTAGGATCAGCAAGTAAGAATGCAAGACCTATTCTTGAAAAAACAGGAATCATACATTATTTTGATGCTATTGTTGACGGGAATGATGTTACCAATGCCAAACCTGATCCAGAAGTTTTCTTGATAGCAGCAAAATTATTAGGATCAAAACCGGAAGATGCTATTGTTTTTGAAGACTCTGTTGCTGGTGTTCAAGCAGCCAATATTGGTAAAATGACAAGCATAGGAATTGGCGAAGAAAAAACACTTCATGAAGCTAAGTATATTTTTGAGGATTTCACTCATATTGAATTTGCTTTCATCGAAAAATTGATTAATAAATAA
- a CDS encoding MFS transporter: MEKRKLSFWQIWNMSFGFLGIQMGFALQNSNVSRIFQTLGANIDDIPILWVAAPLTGLIIQPIIGYFSDRTWTKLGRRKPYFLAGAILASAALFVMPNSPVLWIAAGMLWIMDASINVSMEPFRAFVGDNLPEKQRTMGFAMQSFFIGIGAYFASKLPLIFTHLGVQNTAPLGIIPDSVKYSFYFGGIIFIVTVLWTVITSKEYSPEELAAFEKHKEITFVKEDHSAEWFTSNGKSHLTKGTLFLIVSILFSFVIYHFDLKKDLYVLSLGLIGLGGLAMVASGLMQKTNNTKNGFVTIMNDFQFMPKIMKQLAWVQFFSWFALFSMWIYTTLAVTQHIYGTTDTTSVAYNTGANQVGEMFANYNLIAAIASFLLPLLAKYTSRKFTHFAALVCGGIGLISIYFIKEPTTFTMEWLPMIGVGIAWASILSIPYAMLSGSLPSAKMGYYMGVFNFFIVIPQLVAASILGFLVSQIFNNEPIYALLIGGASMILAGIIALIINDESKITINE; this comes from the coding sequence ATGGAAAAGCGTAAGTTAAGTTTCTGGCAAATTTGGAACATGAGTTTTGGATTTCTAGGAATACAAATGGGATTTGCATTGCAAAACTCTAATGTTAGTAGAATATTTCAGACTTTAGGTGCAAACATTGATGACATCCCTATTTTATGGGTTGCTGCTCCTTTAACTGGATTAATTATTCAACCAATTATTGGTTATTTCTCTGATCGAACTTGGACCAAATTAGGACGAAGAAAACCTTATTTTTTAGCAGGAGCAATTTTAGCTTCGGCAGCTCTATTTGTTATGCCAAACTCTCCAGTGTTATGGATTGCGGCAGGAATGCTTTGGATTATGGACGCTTCGATCAATGTCTCTATGGAGCCATTCCGTGCATTTGTAGGAGATAATCTTCCTGAAAAGCAACGTACCATGGGGTTTGCTATGCAAAGTTTCTTCATTGGAATTGGTGCCTATTTTGCGTCAAAATTGCCTTTAATTTTTACTCATTTGGGTGTTCAAAACACTGCTCCTTTAGGTATTATTCCAGACTCTGTAAAATATTCCTTTTATTTTGGTGGTATTATATTTATAGTTACTGTTCTATGGACTGTAATTACGTCCAAAGAATATTCGCCAGAAGAATTAGCCGCTTTTGAAAAACACAAAGAAATCACGTTTGTAAAAGAAGATCATTCAGCAGAATGGTTTACCTCCAACGGAAAATCTCATTTAACTAAGGGAACTCTATTTTTAATTGTAAGTATCCTATTTTCATTTGTAATTTATCATTTTGATTTAAAGAAAGATTTATACGTTTTATCTCTTGGGCTTATTGGCTTAGGTGGTCTCGCAATGGTTGCTTCAGGATTAATGCAAAAAACCAATAACACCAAAAATGGTTTTGTTACCATTATGAATGATTTCCAGTTTATGCCAAAAATCATGAAACAGTTGGCTTGGGTACAATTCTTTTCTTGGTTTGCCCTTTTCTCCATGTGGATTTACACCACTCTTGCCGTAACACAACATATTTACGGAACGACTGATACCACATCAGTTGCCTACAATACAGGAGCAAATCAAGTGGGAGAAATGTTTGCTAACTACAATTTAATTGCCGCAATCGCTTCTTTTTTATTGCCCTTATTAGCAAAATACACGAGTAGAAAATTCACCCACTTTGCTGCATTAGTTTGCGGTGGAATTGGTCTTATATCTATCTATTTCATAAAAGAACCTACCACATTTACTATGGAATGGCTTCCAATGATAGGAGTTGGAATTGCATGGGCAAGTATTTTATCAATACCCTATGCTATGTTATCTGGCTCTTTACCTTCTGCCAAAATGGGGTATTACATGGGAGTTTTTAACTTCTTTATCGTAATTCCGCAACTAGTTGCTGCATCCATTCTAGGATTTTTAGTATCCCAAATTTTTAACAATGAACCCATATACGCATTATTAATTGGTGGAGCTTCCATGATTCTTGCCGGAATTATTGCTCTTATTATTAATGACGAATCCAAAATTACAATCAATGAATAA
- a CDS encoding LacI family DNA-binding transcriptional regulator has translation MKRKVTLKQIAKELDVSISTVSKSLRNSLEIGEETRLKVQAFAKFYNYKPNNIALSLKNRKTKTIGIIIPEIVHHFFSTVINGIEQVANEYGYSVIICLSDDSFDKEVLNMELLANGSIDGFIMSLSKETQLKGDFHHITEVINQGMPVVMFDRVTNDILCDKVIIDDKSAAYEAVQSLIDKGKRKIALVTTVDYVSVGKLRTDGYTKALLDNNIPFDENLIIKIEDIDTCEIIIGKLLEDKAIDAVFAVNELFAVTCIKTASKIGLSVPEDFAVIAFTDGIISKYSTPTITTVSQNGIKMGNKAAKMLIDRLELEEDEEENYKTEVIETHLIERESTN, from the coding sequence ATGAAAAGAAAAGTAACACTTAAACAAATTGCAAAAGAACTGGACGTCTCCATTTCAACCGTTTCAAAGTCACTTAGAAATAGCTTGGAAATTGGAGAAGAGACTAGGTTAAAAGTGCAAGCTTTTGCTAAATTTTACAATTACAAACCTAATAACATTGCACTAAGCCTAAAAAACAGAAAGACAAAAACAATCGGGATCATTATCCCTGAAATAGTACATCATTTCTTCTCGACCGTTATCAATGGGATCGAACAAGTTGCCAATGAATATGGGTACAGTGTAATTATATGTCTCTCTGACGACTCTTTTGATAAAGAGGTCCTTAATATGGAACTATTAGCTAATGGAAGTATCGATGGATTTATTATGTCTCTTTCTAAAGAAACCCAATTAAAAGGAGACTTTCATCATATTACCGAGGTGATAAATCAAGGAATGCCCGTTGTAATGTTTGATCGTGTCACTAACGATATTCTTTGTGACAAAGTTATTATTGATGACAAATCTGCAGCTTACGAAGCCGTTCAAAGTTTAATAGACAAAGGCAAGAGAAAAATAGCATTAGTCACCACCGTAGATTATGTAAGTGTAGGTAAACTAAGGACCGATGGGTATACCAAAGCATTATTAGACAATAACATCCCTTTCGACGAAAACCTAATTATCAAAATTGAAGATATTGATACATGCGAAATCATTATTGGAAAATTATTGGAAGACAAGGCCATTGATGCAGTTTTCGCCGTAAATGAACTTTTTGCCGTAACTTGTATAAAGACAGCCAGTAAAATTGGTTTAAGCGTTCCTGAAGATTTTGCAGTAATTGCTTTTACGGATGGGATTATTTCAAAATATTCTACGCCAACTATTACAACTGTAAGTCAAAATGGAATAAAAATGGGCAATAAAGCGGCAAAAATGCTTATTGACCGATTGGAATTAGAAGAAGACGAAGAGGAAAATTATAAAACTGAAGTGATAGAAACACATCTTATAGAGAGAGAATCCACAAATTAG
- a CDS encoding SusC/RagA family TonB-linked outer membrane protein: MKTIYKKLLFLVLLLPFSILAQNTLNGTVLDKISGQPIPGVNVNVQGAINGVSTDFDGKFQLVNVKKGDKIVFSFIGYKNIVVSYAAQKALTVSLEEDENQLKEVVIQVGYGTVKKKDATGAVTVLSAKDFNKGPVTSADQMIQGKVAGLQIINGGGSPGVDPVIRIRSGSSLSASNDPLYVIDGVPVANGGVEGGRNPLSTINQNNIESISVLKDASATAIYGSRASNGVIIITTKKGKAGELQVSYNGNLQVSEITKKVDALSSTQFKEFVAANGNAAQQALVGTANTDWQDEIYRTAIGTDHNVALSGGVDNVVYRASVGYANLNGILKRDNMQRTSLGANVTGNFFDKHLKIEINNNTSVIKSNYSTTGAVGGAVSFDPSQPVRNADGTYFQWQTSPTEINQLAGVNPLSQIEQQNNYGSFYRSIGNVQLDYKLHFFPDLKAVANFGYDQMTGTGYGNTAADYRNGFSGSGYNNTYKNLESRDNKLMDLYLNYNKKVESIDTQFDVTGGYTYQDFKESKNKSSYNFERGVTNNELFTPTRINLQSFFARTNITIADKYLLTMSLRRDGTSRFTENYRWSNFPAVAVGWKLNQENFLKDVEAISSLKLRGGWGITGQQNIGKSYPSIPLYLASNNAAQYQIGDTFYTTYRPEPYNSNLKWEQTTTVNVGLDFGLFNNRITGSADAYQRITKDLLLFTYNPAFFGFSNQDNYNIGTIDNKGIELAAEVIPVRNDNFQWTIGGNVTFQDSKITKLTTTQDNTPGITDVGSIDGGTGNYIQSHQVGYAPNSFFVYEQAYGADGKPLEGVFIDRNKDGIVNESDKYRFHKPAADVFYAFNTSVTYKNWDMGMNWRGSWGNYNYNNVDSNKGVYNNVLTRNTDLNNGVANLLETGFTKSNDFQLHSDYYIQNASFIRLDNVSVGYTFNQKENATSLVKLTLSAQNILTITKYDGLDPEISGGIDKNLYPRPITFTLGLNVNF, translated from the coding sequence ATGAAAACAATTTATAAAAAGTTGTTATTTTTAGTACTGCTATTGCCTTTTAGTATTCTGGCTCAGAATACTCTTAATGGGACAGTTCTTGATAAAATATCAGGACAACCAATTCCTGGGGTAAATGTAAATGTACAAGGCGCTATTAATGGCGTTTCCACTGATTTCGACGGTAAATTTCAATTAGTAAATGTGAAGAAAGGCGATAAAATCGTTTTTTCTTTTATTGGATATAAAAATATCGTTGTTAGTTATGCTGCTCAAAAAGCACTGACAGTTTCTTTAGAAGAAGATGAAAATCAATTGAAAGAAGTTGTTATCCAAGTAGGTTATGGTACTGTTAAGAAAAAAGATGCAACTGGAGCCGTAACTGTTTTATCAGCAAAAGATTTTAACAAGGGGCCTGTAACTTCTGCAGATCAAATGATTCAAGGAAAAGTAGCTGGTTTACAAATTATTAATGGTGGTGGTTCACCTGGAGTTGACCCGGTTATTAGAATTAGAAGTGGGTCTTCACTATCAGCAAGTAATGATCCATTATATGTAATTGATGGTGTGCCAGTTGCAAATGGTGGTGTAGAGGGTGGTAGAAATCCATTATCTACTATTAATCAAAATAATATTGAATCTATTTCAGTATTAAAAGATGCTTCTGCTACAGCAATTTATGGATCACGTGCTTCTAATGGTGTAATCATTATTACTACTAAAAAAGGAAAAGCAGGAGAATTGCAAGTTTCTTATAATGGTAATCTTCAGGTTTCTGAAATTACTAAAAAAGTAGATGCATTATCAAGTACTCAATTTAAAGAGTTTGTTGCAGCAAATGGAAATGCAGCTCAACAAGCACTTGTAGGTACTGCAAATACAGATTGGCAAGATGAAATTTATAGAACAGCAATTGGAACGGATCATAATGTTGCCTTAAGTGGTGGTGTTGATAATGTAGTGTACAGAGCTTCTGTAGGATATGCTAATTTGAATGGAATTTTAAAAAGAGATAATATGCAAAGAACTTCTCTTGGGGCTAATGTTACTGGAAATTTCTTTGATAAACATTTGAAAATTGAAATAAATAATAATACATCTGTTATAAAAAGTAATTACAGTACTACAGGTGCTGTTGGTGGAGCGGTTAGCTTTGATCCTTCACAACCAGTTAGAAATGCTGATGGTACTTATTTTCAATGGCAAACTTCTCCTACTGAAATCAATCAATTAGCGGGAGTTAATCCACTTTCTCAAATCGAACAACAAAACAACTATGGTAGTTTCTATAGAAGTATTGGAAACGTTCAGTTGGATTATAAATTGCATTTTTTTCCAGACTTAAAAGCCGTAGCTAATTTTGGATATGATCAAATGACTGGAACTGGATATGGTAATACAGCGGCAGATTACCGTAATGGGTTTTCAGGTTCAGGATATAACAATACGTATAAAAATTTAGAGTCTCGTGATAATAAATTAATGGACTTGTACTTGAACTACAATAAGAAGGTTGAGTCTATTGATACACAATTTGATGTGACAGGGGGATATACGTACCAAGATTTTAAAGAATCAAAAAACAAGTCTTCTTATAATTTTGAAAGAGGAGTGACTAATAATGAGTTGTTTACGCCAACACGTATCAACTTGCAATCGTTTTTTGCAAGAACAAACATTACCATTGCAGATAAATATTTATTGACAATGTCTTTGAGACGAGATGGTACATCTAGATTTACAGAGAATTACCGTTGGTCAAACTTCCCAGCAGTTGCTGTGGGATGGAAATTAAACCAAGAGAACTTCTTGAAAGATGTGGAAGCTATTTCTAGTCTTAAATTAAGAGGAGGTTGGGGTATAACGGGACAACAAAATATTGGTAAATCGTATCCTTCAATTCCGTTGTATTTAGCGTCTAATAATGCTGCTCAATATCAAATAGGGGATACTTTTTATACTACTTATAGACCAGAGCCGTACAATAGCAATTTGAAATGGGAACAAACAACAACAGTAAACGTTGGTCTTGATTTTGGATTGTTCAATAATAGAATAACAGGTAGTGCTGATGCTTATCAAAGAATTACTAAAGATCTATTATTGTTTACTTACAATCCGGCTTTCTTTGGTTTCTCAAATCAAGACAACTATAATATTGGGACAATCGACAACAAGGGAATCGAGTTAGCTGCTGAAGTTATTCCAGTGAGAAATGATAATTTTCAATGGACTATTGGTGGGAATGTAACTTTTCAAGATTCTAAAATCACTAAATTAACTACGACTCAAGACAACACTCCTGGTATAACTGATGTGGGGTCAATTGACGGAGGTACAGGAAACTACATTCAAAGTCATCAAGTTGGTTATGCGCCAAATTCATTCTTTGTTTATGAGCAAGCGTATGGAGCCGATGGTAAACCACTTGAAGGCGTTTTTATCGATAGAAATAAAGATGGTATCGTTAATGAAAGTGATAAATACCGTTTTCATAAACCAGCAGCTGATGTCTTTTATGCTTTTAATACAAGTGTAACTTATAAAAACTGGGATATGGGAATGAACTGGAGAGGTTCATGGGGTAATTATAATTATAACAACGTAGATTCTAATAAAGGGGTTTATAATAATGTTTTAACGAGAAATACCGATTTAAATAACGGAGTTGCTAACCTTTTAGAAACCGGTTTTACTAAATCAAATGATTTTCAATTGCATTCAGATTATTACATCCAAAATGCTTCATTTATCAGATTGGATAATGTGAGTGTTGGATATACTTTTAATCAAAAAGAAAATGCTACATCATTAGTTAAATTAACATTATCTGCACAAAACATTTTAACAATCACTAAGTATGATGGTTTAGATCCAGAGATTTCTGGAGGTATTGATAAAAATTTATATCCTAGACCAATCACATTTACGTTAGGTTTAAACGTTAATTTCTAA
- a CDS encoding RagB/SusD family nutrient uptake outer membrane protein — protein MKNIYKQLLGISLLLLVLTFPSCTNDLIQSPDNGDSVSGDEFFSTPESYKQNLAKLYAGFATSGQQGPAGKPDISGIDEGTSQYIRGYWMMQELTTDEAVIGWNDGTIKDFHSQSWTSSDSFINATFARFSFQIVNCNEFLRQTTDEKLAARGVDATLKSEIATYRAEARFLRAMTYWHLIDTFGAGSLVTEDSPTNFYYPDYATRAELYKFVDEELTAIAGQLKAPKTNEKYRVDQAADWMLQAKLYMNAKVYIGVDHYAEAVPLITKINGSAYSLHANYNQLFFADNDKNGAQNEFIFAIAFDGIHTQTYGGTTFLTHAAVGGSMNAAQFGINGGWAGIRTTAAFVDKFDANTTDTRGQFYTDGQTKEIKDLGTFTDGYAIQKFRNVDVNGVQGSDKSGDFSDSDFPIFRLADAYLMYAECAVRGAAGANMVTATTYVNALRTRAKGATISEGDLNLNFILDERARELHWEGHRRTDLIRFGKFTGGAYLWPFKGGAASGSPTQSYRNLFPIPATALASNQKLQQNPGY, from the coding sequence ATGAAAAATATATATAAACAACTATTGGGTATTTCTTTGTTACTGTTGGTCCTTACATTTCCATCATGTACCAATGATTTAATCCAATCTCCAGACAACGGAGATTCGGTTTCTGGTGATGAGTTTTTCAGCACGCCGGAATCGTATAAGCAAAATTTGGCCAAACTATATGCAGGTTTTGCCACTTCAGGGCAGCAAGGTCCTGCAGGAAAACCTGATATTTCAGGAATCGACGAGGGAACAAGTCAATACATTAGAGGGTATTGGATGATGCAGGAATTAACAACTGATGAGGCAGTTATAGGATGGAATGATGGAACTATTAAAGATTTTCATTCACAATCATGGACATCTTCGGATAGTTTTATTAACGCTACTTTTGCTCGTTTCTCTTTTCAAATTGTGAACTGTAACGAATTTTTGCGCCAAACTACTGATGAGAAATTGGCAGCTAGAGGTGTGGATGCAACTTTAAAAAGCGAGATTGCTACTTACAGAGCTGAAGCCCGTTTTTTGAGAGCAATGACGTATTGGCATTTGATTGATACATTTGGTGCTGGGTCATTAGTTACCGAAGATTCTCCAACTAATTTTTACTATCCAGATTATGCTACTAGAGCAGAATTATACAAATTTGTTGACGAAGAATTAACTGCAATAGCAGGGCAATTAAAAGCGCCAAAAACAAATGAGAAGTATCGTGTAGATCAAGCTGCTGATTGGATGTTACAGGCTAAATTGTATATGAATGCAAAAGTATATATTGGTGTAGATCATTATGCTGAAGCAGTGCCGTTAATTACTAAAATAAATGGATCAGCATATAGTCTACATGCAAATTACAACCAATTGTTTTTTGCTGATAATGATAAAAATGGAGCTCAAAACGAATTCATTTTTGCCATTGCATTTGATGGTATTCATACCCAAACGTATGGGGGAACAACTTTCTTAACTCACGCTGCAGTAGGCGGTTCAATGAATGCTGCACAATTTGGTATTAACGGTGGTTGGGCAGGAATAAGAACTACAGCTGCTTTTGTAGATAAATTTGACGCAAATACGACTGATACACGTGGACAATTTTATACAGACGGTCAAACTAAAGAAATAAAAGATTTAGGAACTTTTACGGATGGATATGCAATTCAAAAATTTAGAAATGTTGATGTCAACGGAGTACAAGGTTCTGATAAATCTGGAGATTTTTCAGATTCAGATTTTCCTATTTTCCGTTTAGCAGATGCATATTTAATGTATGCTGAATGCGCCGTTAGAGGTGCAGCAGGTGCTAATATGGTTACTGCAACAACATACGTTAACGCTTTACGTACAAGAGCAAAAGGAGCAACAATTTCTGAAGGTGATTTAAACCTGAATTTTATTCTTGATGAAAGAGCAAGAGAATTGCACTGGGAAGGACATAGACGAACGGATTTAATTCGCTTTGGTAAATTTACTGGTGGAGCTTATTTATGGCCTTTTAAAGGTGGAGCCGCTAGTGGATCTCCAACACAATCGTATAGAAATTTATTCCCGATTCCTGCAACTGCATTGGCATCAAATCAAAAGTTACAACAAAATCCTGGATACTAA
- a CDS encoding SusE domain-containing protein, protein MKNITRSIIALFAVVALSCSVEDVQDRPVIEGVDSPVLTAPTDGVAYILTPENAAAQAERFTWKSANFGGDVQVNYVVEMDTKGNEFKTPKEIGSALPSDNQVSVSVESMNGAALALNATPFSPSEMEVRIKATVGTTNMFSNVIGIVVTPYTTESPKLWVPGGYAEASGYAKDWDPASSPKLAASGYGKVDFEGYINFNDANAEYKFTSAPAWSQPGEYAAGATPGTLLLSGPDNLKIPAAGFYKMEVDTEKLTYKATKQVWGIVGNATPGGWDADTPMTYDKVTKKWTLIATLTTQSAPDNGMKFRANNNWDYNFGDTGADGTLEGGGTNIGTTAGTYLITLDLSNPRAYTYTMVKQ, encoded by the coding sequence ATGAAAAATATAACTAGATCAATAATTGCTTTATTTGCGGTAGTTGCTTTGTCATGTAGCGTTGAAGACGTTCAAGATAGACCAGTTATCGAAGGTGTTGATTCACCTGTTTTAACAGCTCCAACAGACGGGGTGGCTTACATATTGACTCCAGAAAATGCAGCTGCACAAGCGGAACGTTTTACTTGGAAATCAGCTAATTTTGGAGGAGATGTTCAAGTGAACTATGTAGTCGAAATGGACACTAAGGGGAATGAATTTAAAACTCCTAAAGAAATAGGGAGTGCTTTGCCTTCTGATAATCAAGTTTCGGTATCAGTAGAATCAATGAACGGTGCTGCATTGGCACTTAATGCTACTCCATTTTCTCCTTCTGAAATGGAAGTTAGAATTAAAGCAACTGTAGGAACAACAAATATGTTTTCTAATGTAATTGGAATTGTTGTAACTCCTTATACTACCGAAAGCCCTAAATTATGGGTTCCAGGAGGATATGCAGAAGCTTCTGGTTACGCTAAAGATTGGGATCCTGCTTCATCTCCTAAATTAGCTGCTTCGGGTTATGGAAAGGTTGATTTTGAAGGGTACATTAATTTTAATGATGCTAATGCTGAATATAAATTTACTAGCGCTCCTGCATGGTCACAACCAGGAGAATATGCTGCTGGAGCTACACCAGGAACATTATTGTTATCTGGACCTGATAATCTTAAAATTCCTGCTGCAGGATTTTATAAAATGGAAGTTGATACTGAAAAATTAACTTACAAAGCCACTAAACAAGTTTGGGGAATTGTAGGTAATGCTACACCAGGAGGTTGGGATGCTGATACGCCAATGACTTATGATAAAGTTACAAAAAAATGGACTTTGATAGCTACTTTAACTACTCAATCAGCTCCAGATAATGGAATGAAATTTAGAGCTAATAACAATTGGGATTATAACTTTGGTGATACTGGAGCCGATGGAACTCTTGAAGGTGGAGGTACAAATATTGGAACTACTGCTGGGACTTATTTGATTACTTTAGATTTAAGTAACCCTAGAGCTTATACTTATACTATGGTTAAACAATAA